In Brachypodium distachyon strain Bd21 chromosome 2, Brachypodium_distachyon_v3.0, whole genome shotgun sequence, one genomic interval encodes:
- the LOC100824799 gene encoding salicylic acid-binding protein 2 has translation MHMAAPAVSGEAASSCKGNKHIVLVHGACHGGWSWFKVATRLRAAGHRVSTPDLAASGVDPRPLREVPTFRDYTRPLLDLLESLPPAGEKVVLVGHSLGGISVALAAELFPEKIAAAVFLSAFMPDHKSPPSHVLEKFVEGRTLDWKDTEMKPQDPEGKLPISMLFGPVVTRSNFYQLCSPEDFTLGRSLMRVGSMFVEDLKLQRPYSEARYGCVRKVFIVCKDDLAIVEGFQRWMIRNNPVDEVKEIDGADHMAMLSTPTQLTQCLSDIAETYA, from the exons ATGCACATGGCGGCTCCGGCGGTCTCGGGCGAGGCAGCTAGCAGCTGCAAGGGCAACAAGCACATCGTCCTGGTGCACGGCGCGTGCCACGGCGGCTGGTCCTGGTTCAAGGTGGCGACGCGGCTCCGGGCGGCGGGGCACCGTGTGAGCACGCCCGACCTCGCGGCCTCGGGCGTCGACCCGCGGCCGCTGCGCGAGGTGCCCACGTTCCGCGACTACACGAGGCCGCTGCTGGACCTCCTGGAGTCCCTCCCGCCAGCTGGGGAGAAGGTGGTGCTCGTCGGCCACAGCCTCGGCGGCATCAGCGtcgccctggccgccgagctcttcccggagaagatcgccgccgccgtgttcCTCTCCGCCTTCATGCCGGACCACAagtcgccgccgtcgcacgTGCTCGAAAAG TTCGTGGAGGGGAGGACCCTGGACTGGAAGGACACGGAGATGAAGCCCCAAGATCCggagggcaagctgcctatTTCCATGCTGTTCGGGCCGGTGGTCACACGCTCAAATTTCTACCAACTGTGCTCGCCGGAG gACTTCACGCTGGGGAGATCCCTGATGCGAGTGGGTTCGATGTTCGTGGAAGACCTGAAACTGCAGCGGCCCTACTCCGAGGCTCGCTACGGGTGCGTGCGCAAGGTGTTCATAGTCTGCAAGGACGACCTCGCCATCGTGGAGGGGTTCCAGCGCTGGATGATACGGAACAACCCCGTGGATGAGGTGAAGGAAATAGACGGCGCGGACCACATGGCGATGCTCTCCACGCCCACCCAGCTCACGCAGTGCCTCTCGGACATCGCTGAAACGTACGCTTGA